The DNA window GAGAGGATGTATTTGCGTGACGTACATGCAAAAAGGCGATTGCTGTGTCGTCGTAGTCCTTTTGATTTTGGATGTGCTCCAGGGTCTCCCAGTGACTATTGCACTTCAGATGCACCTCAAGGGAGCTCGCTTTATGGAAATCCAAGTTACACATGTCACAGGTGAAAAAATCACTGAAAAGACAATAGAAGGGGATTTGTGTcaactcaaatcaaagtttattggtcgcgtacatgGTTTTGCAGAGGtcatcgcaggtgcagcgaaatgcttgtgtttctagctccagcagtgcagtaatacctagcaataaaaATTGTATTAAAACATTCTACACATAATCCAGAAACATTATAAATATCAGAAAAGGCTGTCAGAGaccagaatataaatatatacacacatataatgGTGTGTCAATATTATTGTGCATTTTAGTAAGGTCCTTCCAAAAAAACATAAGTTAGATGATGGTTCCTCCAATCATTTCTTTACCTCGGTATGTCCTCATTTGGGCTTCTGCTTCTCTTCTTTGTGACCTCTGAGGGTGACTTGGTTTGGTCCCCTCCTAAAAATGGACATTTAAAGACATCCTACGGTGATTTGaggatttaaaaatgtttttttgacaCACTGAAAACTTCAAGGAGTAGGACATTCAatgagttggtctgatggtgacTGTGATGTCATTGGCCTCCCCCTTGCTAAAGGAACAATAGAGAACCCACCCCCCCAAGGAGACTGGAACAGGACTTAACAAATCACACACTTTCTCTATCCCTTCACAACTCTGCCAGACCATTAgcaaaacaacacagttacaatcCTACCTCTTCCACTAGATTCTGATTGGCCACGAATGGGGTTGGTATCCCAGTGGGACCGGGTAAACCCCGGTGGATTTCTTGTCTGCAGACAACAGAGAAACATCACCATTACAACGCTGCATCAGTGCAAGCCTCAGCAACATCTTTCTACCTTTTCCCACCAAAATAATAACTTGACTGCGGTGAATCTCTTACCTCTTTGCCAGCTACTGTGGTTGTGGACATTTCTCTCCCATTTTCCCCCTGCCCCCAATATGCTTTGAGGGGGAATAGTGGGGTTTCTGTCGTGGGCAACGGCCGTTCTGAGTGGCCATGGCTCGACTGCTCATGTCTGGTACCGGGCCGAGAGGATAACAAATCCCAGTTGAAGCCATCATGATATCCAGCTACTGAAGCAGAGCCTTGATATCCACTACTCAGGCGGCTGCTCCCTCCACTAACTCTGTGCCTGTGATGGTCTTCCCTGCCTTTAGAAGGCTCCACTTCAGAGTCTGATGATGAGCCAGGATCTGGATCATACGGGTCGTAGAGCTCGGCTCTGGAGGAAAAAACAACAGCATTTCAGACATTTCTATGGTATCATTTTTAAGCGGGCCTTACACTTGGGTCATCACTAGCTTCTATAGCCACAAATTCATAAACTCTGCCCAGTTCTACAATTTATCTggttaaaatgtgattttaaacctaagcCTAAcccaaccacactgctaaacgtatgcctaactctaaccttaaattTAGACCAGAAAgctcattttgactttgtggctgtcgaatctgactttgtggctataTACGCTAGGGGAAACCTTCCACTAGGACTAGGCCATGTCTTAAATAGCCACATAACGTGCTAAGCGATGTTCCAAACAAGTCTAAATCACATTTTGCGGGAAATCCTCTGCTTGATACATTTagaatggaaaaatcaaaagcaAAACTGCATATCTTACTTTTCTGAGCTGCTTGTTTGCTGAGAGTTATGGGATGCTGGGTTTACGGTCGAGTGTCTTGTGTGGTGGGTATAACCATGGGTTGTTTCTGTGTGGAATAAAATAAGctttgttaattgaaatgaaaaaCATAAACAGAATGTAAGAAATGGGTTTCCTATCCCTATCAGACAGGTATTGCAAATATTGGACCAAAGGTAAGCAGAACTACCTGCACTTCGCTGGGTTGGTGTGATGCTGTACTCGAATAAAGAAAAGAGATTAACACGGATCCACTCAACACATAATAGCTAACTGAGCAGCTAACGTTAATTTATCGGATGAATTATTTTTCTGGCATGCTTTCtcttttcaacaaaaaaaacagcaaaCGATCTGTATGTTCATAATCAACTACATTACATTATTTGATTAGCTAACTAACAACTCTCAACTACTAGCTAGTAAACAGTTAGCTAAATCATGTAacttagctactagctagtaaaCAGTTAGCTAAATCATGTAacttagctactagctagcttgctggctaCAGTGGCTATGAAGTTAGTGGCTAGCCTACCTTCCATGAGCAGTGTATGTATTCGGCGGTCCATAACCAGAAAAAGAGGGATCATTTCGTCGACTCATTCTCGTCCTCGGGTAATTCACTATTAATGCCTAACGaacgttcatatttttgttaaaTTACTGTCTCGTTTACGTGACTGCTGCTACCTTTAAGTCTAGCAAGCGGTCATCATACTACAGATAAGCTACAGAACACAATTTTCTATTTTTACCTGCAGGGGGCAGCATTTTCCTACTGTGACAGCAGTTGACTGCTTCTATAGGGTCTAAAAATGTATGATAACTGCCACCTATCGTGCTGGAGTATGAAGACTACTCTGTAATGAATTTCTAAACAACAGCTTTTTATTGATGATTCAACTTGCAAGTTGCAATGTTGAATAAAAGGTATGTGCACTATGAATTATAGCTTTAGGGTTTAAAATGACAGAGATCTCCACAGGCAGATATTTGTGGCTTTCCTGGCTTTCTTGTAATGTGTAACTAGGAGCAGAAAGCAAGTGCCAACATGCCCCGAGTGCTGGAATTTATTCATGCCATCATCCTTGAAGAGAAATACAGAAAGTCACACACATAACTCAACTTGACTATATGTTATAGAATTACTAAAGTACTGGCAAGATAATGTTCTCTGCAAAGCCTGAAATGTCTGTGACAAATGTATCTCATCTGTCTGGATGTCAGTTACAGGCATTGACTTCCAGATTGTATTTCAAAAGTTGTCTTCAATTGCCCTATTGTTTCTATTGTTTCTATTGTTTCTATTGTTTCGGCATGACATCCTCCCTAAAGATGTAGCGTAAGTTGTACCTTGCTTGATCATTCCCCTCAGTTAATGTAATGCACAGGTTATAACAATATAATATAGGTCCCCTCAGTTAATGTAATGCACAGgttataacaatataacaatataatacaGGTCCCCTCAGTTAATGTAATGCACAGgttataacaatataacaatataatatagGTCCCCTCAGTTAATGTAATGCACAGgttataacaatataacaatataatatagGTCCCCTCAGTTAATGTAATGCACAGGTTATAACAATATAATATAGGTCCCCTCAGTTAATGTAATGCACAGGTTATAACAATATAATACAGGTCCCCTCAGTTAATGTAATGCACAGGTTATAACAATATAATACAGGTCCCCTCAGTTAATGTAATGCACAGgttataacaatataacaatataatacaGGTCCCCTCAGTTAATGTAATGCACAGGTTATAACAATATAATACAGGTCCCCTCAGTTAATGTAATGCACAGGTTATAACAATATAATATAGGTCCCCTCAGTTAATGTAATGCACAGGTTATAACAATATAACATAGGTCCCCTCAGTTAATGTAATGCACAGGTTATAACAATATAATACAGGTCCCCTCAGTTAATGTAATGCACAGgttataacaatataacaatataatacaGGTCCCCTCAGTTAATGTAATGCACAGGTTATAACAATATAATATAGGTCCCCTCAGTTAATGTAATGCACAGGTTATAACAATATAATACAGGTCCCCTCAGTTAATGTAATGCACAGGTTATAACAATATAATACAGGTCCCCTCAGTTAATGTAATGCACAGgttataacaatataacaatataatacaGGTCCCCTCAGTTAATGTAATGCACAGGTTATAACAATATAACACAGGTCCCCTCAGTTAATGTAATGCACAGgttataacaatataacaatataatacaGGTCCCCTCAGTTAATGTAATGCACAGgttataacaatataacaatataatacaGGTCCCCTCAGTTAATGTAATGCACAGGTTATAACAATATAATATAGGTCCCCTCAGTTAATGTAATGCACAGGTTACAACAATATAATATAGGTCCCCTCAGTTAATGTAATGCACAGGTTATAACAATATAATATAGGTCCCCTCAGTTAATGTAATGCACAGGTTATAACAATATAATATAGGTCCCCTCAGTTAATGTAATGCACAGGTTATAACAATATAATATAGGTCCCCTCAGTTAATGTAATGCACAGGTTATAACAATATAATATAGGTCCCCTCAGTTAATGTAATGCACAGGTTATAACAATATAATATAGGTCCCCTCAGTTAATGTAATGCACAGGTTATAACAATATAATATAGGTCCCCTCAGTTAATGTAATGCACAGgttataacaatataacaatataatatagGTCCCCTCAGTTAATGTAATGCACAGGTTATAACAATATAATATAGGTCCCCTCAGTTAATGTAATGCACAGgttataacaatataacaatataatatagGTCCCCTCAGTTAATGTAATGCACAGgttataacaatataacaatataatataggtcgcagttgtaaatgagaacttgttctcaactggcctacctggttaaataaaggtgaaaaaaaatatatatatatatgccatttagcagatgcttttatccaaagcaacttaatCATGCtagcatacattttacatataacAAACCCTCAACaaatacatacttttgtacagCAGCTTACCAATTATGTTATTCTTTATACAGATATAAATGCAGCAATGTACGGTAATGACCAATGACCGTTGATAAAGGCATTGAAACAGAGAGAATAAAAACAATAAGAAAAGTGTATCTAAGATCTAGTTTTATTGTGCCAGAAATGGAATGCTTGCAAATGTGAACAGTTTTTGTACAGTACAGAAATACATTGGAAAAAGGAAATATAACAATCTTGTCCCATGTGTACACTTAATTGATGCTATTGTTGCCTAATTTAAAAACTTTTGGTGTAAAACATCTCCTCCCTTTTGTCAACCCTCCTTTATTTTCAATCACACACAAATGCTTAGCATGGTCTGTGATAGGGGAGTGTAATCCATAGTAAACATTTAACAATATAACAAAAAGCAAAGCAAATATTGGTTGTGCAAAGTACTTCCAATTTGAAGCGTAATCCCCAAAAGTTAATTACTACTGAAAATAGCATTTGTTATTTTACTGAATGGTGTTGTGAATAATGACAGGTAGTGTTTTGACAAACTTGAGAGCTGTTTAGTCTTTTCTTATGAACGCCCTCACTGAGAAATAGCAGCAGTTAAGGCAAAATGATGGTCCCCAGGGTTAACATTTTACCTGAGTAGCTAATACAATATTTGTTATTGAGTCTAAAAATCTATTACTGCTAATAATATTATGTCATAATACCCTATGAAGCAactaaaagcttttttttttatcttgaaCATTCTTAAATACTTGATGAAATTATACTTTGAAATGATATTACATTATTTATAGAGCTATACAGTCTTTGTTGAGGAGAAGCATTCTCTCTCACTTTATTAAGCAAAAAATGTATAGGAACTACCCATATAGGGCATTGATAATCAATAAAACGTGGTTCAATATCCTGTGAAAGCAACCGCCCCGTCTGCTTTACTTCCGGGTCATTTCCCCTAATCTTTTGAATGTGCTTGAAGTTACATCATCAAATTCGTGAAAACGTGATCGCTTAAGATATACCTGTATATAAAATTATATTTGTGTTTGTGGATGAATTGACTTCTGCCATGTGCCTTTACGAAGTATTTGGCTTCAAGACCATTGCGCTATGTTTTTGCCCATTGAAAAGGATTCAAAAAGCCTACAAAAGTTATAAAAAACTACAAGGCTAGTTCCTGGTAAATAACGTGTTACTTTCATAGCGTATTGCCTCAGTGGGTAATATACATTTCAGTTAATCACTGTACCATAAGGGTTTAAGATATCAGAAATTATAAACTATAAGCCACTCGCAAAGGACACATTGGTCTCCCGACTAATGCTCTCCTTTACCTCTACAGGCAAAGTGTCAAAAAGGTGGTCCTCAACAATGAGGCTGTTTTTACGTAGAAGGCGACAGTTCCCCAGCAGTGAGGGAAGGCGGTCCAGACAGTTCCCCCTCAGCTCCAGCTGAGCAAGATGCACCAACTGACCCACTGTCTCAGGCAGGGTGGTGAGGCCATTATTGCTCAGACACAGGAACTTCAGCTTGGTGCACCGGAACAGCTGCTTGGGCAGCACCTCCACCTTGTTTGCATTGATGGCGAAGTGCTGGAGGTTCTGCAGGAGACCCAAGTCCGGCGGGATCACTGTGATGGAGTTGTGACTGACGTCCAGGTGCCTCAGCTTGGGGAGGTGGAACAGCGCCGGCGGGAGCGTCTCCAGTTTGTTGTGCGAAAGGTGAAGTGACTCCAAAGACTTGACCTGGCCTATGGAGGCTGGAATGGTGATGATTTTGTTGTGCCACAATTTGAGGCAGGTCAACCTCTTGAGGTGCTGAAAGCTGATGACCTCCTCGATGGTGCGAATGTTGTTGGATTTGAGGTCCAGTTCTTGAAGGTTGGTTAAGCTGAAAATAGCATGGGGGATCCTCTCCAGCTCACAGTTGTGCAGCTCCAGATCGGCAAGGTTTGTCATCTTCTTGAGGCTGTTCAGTACAAGTAGTTTAGTACCATCGTTATGCACCACCAGTTTGATCAGGTGTGGGGACAGCTCAGTGAGGTTTGAGGGGATCTTGGTGAGGTTGCTCTTCAGATATAATGTCTTAAGATGTTTCAAATCACGCATGCACTCTAGTCCTATCATTTTGTTGTTTTCTGAGCTTAAATTCCCTACTAAGTTTAGCTCCCTCAAACTCCTCAACAAATAAACCCATGCTGGGATCTCAGCGACGTCTGTGAACTTGACATGAAGGCAGCGGAGGTGGTCACGAAGAAAGACAAAGGCAGTCTGCTCAACTTTGGCAGGGCAGTGGCAGAGGTGCAGCTCCTGCAGACTGGTCATTTGGGAAACCTTTGCCGAAAACCTGACCTCAGGAATTAGCTCTAGTTTAAGTATTTCCAGGTCGGTGAGGTCAAACACTGCATTGGGGAGACCAGAAAGCATGAAGAGGTGGAGCTCCTGCTGGTCTTGGGGATTTCGGGTCACAAGCTGTCTGAGCTTCTCGAATGTCCACTCGTGGTTCAGACTGATCTCCCTCAGCTTGTTCTCGCTGACCTCCGAGAGGAAGACACCAAACCGTTTGGAATACAGCTGGTCGTACTGATCGACCATGTGCAGAAGGAACGCAAAGTCGTTCTTCACATCAGGAATGTCACTGAAGCTACTCTCCTCTCTGACTTTCTCAAATGAGTACTCTTTAAGGGGGCGCCTGAACAGCCAGTGGAGGGAATACAAGCACACCATCCCATAGATCAATATGAGGGCCATGTAGCTGAGGAGGAGCTTTTTCAACATGAAAGCCATGTTGTGGGTACAAAAGAACTGCTCATATCCGGTTAAGTGTTTGATTTTGGGTTCACATGTGTGGTGAAAGTTGATGGCAGCAATAAATGTTGACGTATAGGACAGAATCAAAATAAACTTGACCGTTTTGACCACAGTCTGAGCTACATAGAGCTTGTAGATGAAATCGCTGTCCTCCACATGGGCGCGGAATTTCCGCACCTTCTCAAATAGAGCCTTGGCCTGCTCCCCATCTTTCTTGTCCAGGATAGTCATACTTGGGGCTTCAGCAACAGGCTTATCTGCTGAGAACTTGACTCCTGTATTCCCAAGCATAGGGGTAGATGAGTTTGCAGCATTTTCATCTTTAGTTTCCTGTGATAACTCTCTCTGTGCTGAAGTGGTGCCAGTCAGTCTCTGTTTGTTCTCCTCAGAATCCTCACAGGCTGTCTCGGACAAAGCCTTTGTAGTCCACGGAGACTCAAAGCACCGTCCGAGAATGGACACAAAGTGTTCAATCTTTGAGCTTGTCTTGGGGTATTTGAACCAGAAGTTACTACTGACCATAAGCACAAGGGTGTGGATGAGGGAGAGGTACGGGAAGTACTTTGAGTACCAGGGCAAGGCAATATGGTAACACATTTGGTTGACAAAGACATACTGCTGATAATCTAAGTTGGTTTGGATCCCTGTGGCCTTGGGTTGCTGCATTTTGCTCTCTCGCTTCACAACAATGGGCTGGGTGTTGTGGACCTCGTGTACTGCACTGTCTGGTAGATCTTTAGTGGCCATTGGTGTAGCATGCACTGTCGTCATGCTAACTGCTGATGAGGTGCTTTCTTGTGAACTTTGGGATGTCCAAGAGTTTGGCCCTGCTGCCGCTTCCTCCAGGCATGGAAGGCACGCCACCTGGTCCTTTGTGATCTGCATCGTCATGGCGAAGATGGACAACATGAGCATGACCACCCCCAGGTAGTCCATGAAGACGTCCCACCATGGTTTTAGGATGCGGTAGGTCGGCTGGATGTCATTCAGCGACGCTAACTCTGTGATGGTAAACATTCCTGCAATGGAAGGAGACAGGGAATTTAGCTAATAATGAGAGCACTTATTTCAAAtgattttcaaatcaaatgattTTAAAAAGGCACTTTTTAAATGGGTTTTTGTTcagtaacaaatatatttttgttgGTAAATGTTTGTACTTGGTATGGTTAAAAAGGTAATAAAGATTGATCCATTTATTTTGATAACTAATTTGAATGGCTCTCCATGTCAAAGTGTCTCATTAAAGACAAAGCAACATTAGTAATGACATAGGCTGATTATATTTGTATCATATTGCATCTCTCTTTAGATTTTGAAAACATCTGATGACAAAGCCAAAAGTCTATGTCTGATCTAGTGCAAAGAATTTCCCCTCCTGGGCGTTAATTGGTTTTCCCTCAAATCAAGACTAGTTAAGACATGTGGATACTGGAATGTTGAAGGTTCCTTTGATGTTAGTCCCTACCTATTGTGAGCCATTAAGGCACAATATTGTCCTTCTTCAGGCTtgttatttttactcgttattgttaattattcactgtgtatttattcttcGTGCCActatttatatacagtgccttcagaaagtattcagaccccttgactttttccacattttgttacttctaaaatggattaaaaaataaatccacagcaatctacacacaatacgccataataacaaaagcaaaaacaggtttttagacatttttgcaaatgtataaaaaaattataaacagaaataccttattttcataagtattcagaccctttgctatgagactcgaaattgtggTAATttaaattcattggacatgatttggaaagccccacatctgtctatataaggtcccacagttgacagtgcatttcagagcaaacaccaagccatgaggttgaaggaattgtccgtagagcgccgagacaggattgtgtcaaggcacagatttggggaagggtaccaaaacatttctgcagcattgaaggtccccaagagcacagtggcctccatcattcttaaatggaagaagtttggaaccaccaagactcttcctagagctggccgcccggccaaactgagcaatcgggggagaagggccttggtcagggaggtgaccaagaacccgatggtcacttggACAGAGCTctcgagttcctctgtggagatgggagaaccttccagaaggacaaccatctctgcagcactccaccaatcaggcctttatggtagtgtggccagaaggaagccacatgatggccgcttggagtttgccaaaaggcacctaaagactctcagaccatgagaaacaagattctctggtctgatgaaaccaacattaaactctttggcctgaatgccaagtgtcacatcttaaacccgatctaacatctctggagagacctaaaattagctgtgcagcaacacaccccatccaacctgacagagcttgaaaggatctgcagagaagaatgggagaaactccccaaatacaggtgtgccaagcttgtagcatcatacccaagaagactcaaggctgtaattgctgccaaatgtgcttcaacaaagtactgagtaaagggtctgaatacttttgtaaatgtaatatttcagttttattttatacatttgcaaacgttTCTCAAAACAcgttttgctttgtcgttatggggtattatgtgtagattgatgagggaaaaaaacaatttaataaatgttagaataaggctgtaacctaacaaaatgtggaaaaagtcaaggggtctgaatactttccgaaggcactgtgtatatatatatatattttttttttattatctttAATTGCCTTGTTGAAAAaggacccataagtaagcatctcactgttagtctacacctgttgtttaagaagcatgtgacaactaaaatttgatttgagaagtTTAGCATGTTGGTGTGCCATTTTGTGAAGCAATGAATGGTAAGTATGCCCAGTTTCGACATGTGGGCTCACTTCCTCTATTTGCCGGTGTTGTAACTAACTAACTCTGTTCCCCTCTCTGATCCTTTTCATCCAGGGCAATAAAAaatagttttaaatgtttttatgagAGTTATTTAAAACAACAATGAAAATACACTTGTGTCACATTGCCCAAACTAGGTACATAATGATCACTACAGTTAATAATATGATTATTACTGTTACTACACTATTAAGGCCAGGCCCCACAGGCTGGAATGTAAAGAAACGtgatgtaaatgtatattttctttGCTTTATCATACTACCATCATCAACATTTTATGAATTTTTAACCACTTTTAAATGGATATCCATAATTTCAAAGCTCACTACATTGAATCACACATAATTGTAAAGCCCATTTCATAGTGAATGTTACAAACTGGACTGTATGTAGTAACTTACTTTGAAGAGATGGTGATTGGGTCAATATAGGCGTTTCCCGAAAGTAAGACTTCCCACCAGCCAACTCATTTTTCTCAGCTTCAGAAGAATCTACATCCCCCAAAGTTTGTGTAGTTATCCTTAGATATATTCTCCAGGCTTACTCAGAGGGAATTGTTGATATGTTGTCAAAATTGTATTCTAtactgaaataaaatataaattcaacatgtaaagtgttggtcccaggtttcatgagctgaaataaaagatcccagaaatgttccatatgcacaaaaagcttatttctctccaattttgtgcagaaatttgtttacatccttgttagtgagcatttttcatatgccaagataatccatccacctgacaggtgtggcatatcaagaatctgattaaacagcatgatcattgtgctggggacaataaaaggccactctaaaatgtgcagttttgtcacaacacaatgccacagatgtctcaagtatgcccttccagtcatgtgaaatccatcaaTTAGGGCcgaatttatttatttcaattgactgatttccttctataaaCTGTAACgtagtaaaatcttttaaattgttgcatgttgcgtttatatttttgttcagtattgatCCAATTTTCTTAGAAAATTtttcaaaaaatacattttatgtacATGTCTTTATTTTACTgataaaatttttttttttaaagtatttattCATAATATGGTCCTGGAGTGtcttaaaaaaatgaaaaaaatatttagGCTGACTTCATCCAGTGTCCAGAAAAATTGATTTGCTTTCTATGAAGATATGCAAATTAGATCACCTCATTTGCATAACGTCTCATTTGCATAACGTATACAATATTTCAGAAACATTTTAATATAAAAAGGCATTATATTTAAAAGTTGATTGTGATAtgattaagaaaaaaaaaaactattagggTGTGGTGCCTGGCCATAAGAGTGATTTTATTCCATACACTTTTTCCTTGCCACAAATATGGACACTTGATTTATCACCAATAAAACTTTAGATGATATTTGCTTTCATCAATAATTTCCGTTCATAGTTGAACTAAATAATTATAGTAATATATTTTTGATATTATAGGCTATAGCCTATTGGCTATATTTATAGGTATGATATTATTAAAACATGCTTTAAGATAACATCCCAAAAAGCCATCATCAATGACGTTTTGCATATAGGCCAAATCGAAGTGGGACGAGAATCTGCAGAGACAACTTGTAGACAACACTGATTCTAACAAAGAGACGGGGAGCAGAGAGACCAGTTGTGGAATAAACCTAGGCTACTGATTAAACACATTTACAGTAATTTAACTTATAGGAAATATTAGATACATGTTAAACCCTTTAGATTTTTTTCTTGCGTATTACTCTTCTGTTGTTTTCTGACTCTGAGGTCAGGTGACCTGCTGTAACtgtaactttttttttattgCCTGTAACTCAACTACAACATGTGCCCGGAGTTAAAACATTCACAGCGCAGTAACAATGTATTATCTGGCTACTTGCGTTAAATAAACTGCTCTGGTATAACCGCACATTATGAAAATCAACATCAAATAAATGTAAATTATGATTTTACAGTTTTTAAAGCGTGGTAAGTCTGAGGAAAACGAGCATACTTACTATCTTGGTGACCTTATCTAATTAGATGTTCTGTACTCCATTTCCACTTTTGCGCTCCAGACAATTCCTTCTGACGATTCAGCT is part of the Salmo trutta chromosome 31, fSalTru1.1, whole genome shotgun sequence genome and encodes:
- the LOC115170005 gene encoding volume-regulated anion channel subunit LRRC8D; this encodes MFTITELASLNDIQPTYRILKPWWDVFMDYLGVVMLMLSIFAMTMQITKDQVACLPCLEEAAAGPNSWTSQSSQESTSSAVSMTTVHATPMATKDLPDSAVHEVHNTQPIVVKRESKMQQPKATGIQTNLDYQQYVFVNQMCYHIALPWYSKYFPYLSLIHTLVLMVSSNFWFKYPKTSSKIEHFVSILGRCFESPWTTKALSETACEDSEENKQRLTGTTSAQRELSQETKDENAANSSTPMLGNTGVKFSADKPVAEAPSMTILDKKDGEQAKALFEKVRKFRAHVEDSDFIYKLYVAQTVVKTVKFILILSYTSTFIAAINFHHTCEPKIKHLTGYEQFFCTHNMAFMLKKLLLSYMALILIYGMVCLYSLHWLFRRPLKEYSFEKVREESSFSDIPDVKNDFAFLLHMVDQYDQLYSKRFGVFLSEVSENKLREISLNHEWTFEKLRQLVTRNPQDQQELHLFMLSGLPNAVFDLTDLEILKLELIPEVRFSAKVSQMTSLQELHLCHCPAKVEQTAFVFLRDHLRCLHVKFTDVAEIPAWVYLLRSLRELNLVGNLSSENNKMIGLECMRDLKHLKTLYLKSNLTKIPSNLTELSPHLIKLVVHNDGTKLLVLNSLKKMTNLADLELHNCELERIPHAIFSLTNLQELDLKSNNIRTIEEVISFQHLKRLTCLKLWHNKIITIPASIGQVKSLESLHLSHNKLETLPPALFHLPKLRHLDVSHNSITVIPPDLGLLQNLQHFAINANKVEVLPKQLFRCTKLKFLCLSNNGLTTLPETVGQLVHLAQLELRGNCLDRLPSLLGNCRLLRKNSLIVEDHLFDTLPVEVKESISRETNVSFASGL
- the znf326 gene encoding DBIRD complex subunit ZNF326, encoding MSRRNDPSFSGYGPPNTYTAHGSITPTQRSAETTHGYTHHTRHSTVNPASHNSQQTSSSEKAELYDPYDPDPGSSSDSEVEPSKGREDHHRHRVSGGSSRLSSGYQGSASVAGYHDGFNWDLLSSRPGTRHEQSSHGHSERPLPTTETPLFPLKAYWGQGENGREMSTTTVAGKETRNPPGFTRSHWDTNPIRGQSESSGRGGDQTKSPSEVTKKRSRSPNEDIPSDFFTCDMCNLDFHKASSLEVHLKCNSHWETLEHIQNQKDYDDTAIAFLHEAMLTKVRQGDRLQMNRQSLRALQDKDYMTKLDIFHCAPCQVYVSVHPSSLQDHLSSKDHLRNKMEFRTKQLRESVNFAKATMKRMNTEYASFCEGKDPFEQSS